A section of the Arcobacter roscoffensis genome encodes:
- a CDS encoding substrate-binding domain-containing protein, protein MKKSIIKLILLMCTISFLNAENSKYFDIDEYIKFTNQEQITTDFIKQIQKDALKIKQQNKKVKIVLVYPGKQLTDYWMKSKVSFEKRLDELGIDYELVLHFTKPHVETRVQSKLLLKAIKDNTDYLVFVLDASKHAKFIERIISREKPKLILQNITTPLRKWQKSQPFLYVGFDHMIGSQMLADYYIKKTKGVGKYAVLYTANGYVSYMRGTKFIDYVSKNSDLKVVHEYFTNTSKEKAKLATLDLLKQDDDIKFIYACSTDIALGVIEALKQKDLVGKILVNGWGGGSSELQAIQDGYMDITVMRMNDDNGVAMAEAIKLDLEGDKQKVPTIFSGDFALVEKGIAKEKLEELEQRAFRYTQDNAK, encoded by the coding sequence ATGAAAAAATCCATTATCAAATTGATTCTTTTGATGTGCACTATCAGTTTTCTAAATGCAGAAAATTCAAAATACTTTGACATAGATGAGTATATTAAGTTCACTAATCAAGAACAAATAACAACAGACTTTATAAAACAAATACAAAAAGATGCCCTCAAAATAAAACAACAAAATAAAAAAGTAAAGATAGTTTTAGTATATCCGGGTAAACAATTAACTGATTATTGGATGAAAAGTAAAGTCTCTTTTGAAAAAAGACTTGATGAATTAGGTATAGATTATGAATTAGTTCTTCACTTTACTAAACCTCATGTGGAAACTAGGGTTCAATCTAAACTACTCTTAAAGGCTATAAAAGATAATACTGATTATTTAGTATTTGTATTAGATGCAAGTAAACATGCTAAATTTATTGAGCGAATTATAAGTCGTGAAAAACCAAAACTAATTTTACAAAACATAACAACACCCCTTAGAAAATGGCAGAAAAGTCAACCTTTTTTATATGTAGGTTTTGATCATATGATAGGCAGTCAAATGCTAGCTGATTATTATATCAAAAAGACAAAAGGTGTTGGTAAGTATGCTGTTTTATATACAGCAAATGGTTATGTAAGTTATATGAGAGGAACAAAGTTTATTGATTATGTTTCTAAGAACTCAGATTTAAAAGTAGTTCATGAATACTTTACAAATACAAGTAAAGAAAAAGCTAAACTTGCAACACTTGATTTGCTAAAACAAGATGATGATATTAAGTTTATATATGCGTGTTCTACTGATATTGCATTAGGTGTAATAGAAGCACTTAAACAAAAAGATTTAGTAGGAAAAATATTAGTAAATGGATGGGGTGGAGGAAGTAGTGAACTTCAAGCTATTCAAGATGGATATATGGACATTACAGTTATGAGAATGAATGATGATAATGGCGTAGCAATGGCAGAGGCAATAAAACTTGATTTAGAAGGTGACAAGCAAAAAGTACCTACAATTTTTTCAGGAGATTTTGCCCTTGTAGAAAAGGGAATTGCAAAAGAGAAATTAGAAGAGCTTGAACAAAGAGCTTTTAGGTATACACAAGATAATGCAAAATAA
- a CDS encoding PAS domain-containing protein — protein MNTQKVVDKNISDYFNQTYNITKLIIENEQKNLQEIVSSVTNEFKSISHLENQDEVIYKLETLSYVDTVDLLFFKMDGIFYDYSTSLFDSKLIIEKIKQMDSSINNRIIRVKIENKDIILMISKDSIIDELTGRVKAKVYGAKVLNDNFSFLENIKTRAKLLDIYVYFDKGLIASTNNQKNIDLSKFTKKDIFVKQDKIYSSIPYEIYDTDKLEIIYEKKNSTFEVLKDNFIQQAFLLVFFVIFCFILLYYLSNKFIIKPFSQLVDYANKVKDQKDIEYKNTNVLEFDSFAYELNDIISELRDVKEQYSRAIDGVQDGLWDVDLKNKKVFYSPRFKTMLDYDLDDDIAYNSFWQRSIHKKDYKKTLSELKEHINQKSDLFETEYRFKCKNNTYKWIKIRGKLFYDSDDKASRFIGFHTDINDLVLLEKQNQEKERMLYQQSKLASMGEMIGNIAHQWRQPLTIMSVISSSMSMQIQLDKLNKEKAQVNLEKLLNNINYLSSIIDKFRNFFNPNNEVEEFYIDELIKENLVIFESSYKSSNIQLVLDLKSIKVLGFKFELMQVVINIINNAKDALISKMSLRDTNKFIIIKSSVVDDNLVLIVTDNAGGIPSEISEKIYEPYFTTKHQSQGTGLGLYMSNEIIKKHFNGSLSNKTVEYEYEGNKYKGEEFKIQIPLLCD, from the coding sequence ATGAATACACAAAAAGTAGTGGATAAAAATATTAGTGATTACTTTAATCAAACCTATAATATCACAAAGTTAATTATTGAAAATGAACAAAAAAATTTACAAGAGATAGTTTCAAGTGTAACGAATGAGTTTAAAAGTATTTCCCATTTAGAAAATCAAGATGAGGTTATATATAAACTTGAAACCTTATCTTATGTGGACACAGTAGATTTACTTTTTTTCAAGATGGATGGAATATTTTATGATTATAGTACATCTTTATTTGACTCAAAGTTAATAATTGAAAAAATCAAACAAATGGACTCATCAATAAACAATAGAATTATTAGAGTAAAGATTGAAAATAAAGATATTATTCTAATGATAAGTAAAGATAGTATTATTGATGAATTAACAGGGAGAGTTAAAGCTAAAGTTTATGGGGCAAAAGTTTTAAATGATAACTTTAGTTTTTTAGAGAATATAAAAACAAGAGCAAAACTTCTTGATATATATGTATATTTTGATAAAGGATTAATTGCTTCTACGAATAATCAAAAAAACATTGATTTAAGTAAGTTTACAAAAAAAGATATATTTGTAAAGCAAGATAAAATATATTCTAGTATTCCTTATGAGATATATGATACTGATAAATTAGAAATTATATATGAAAAGAAAAATAGTACTTTTGAAGTTCTAAAAGACAATTTTATCCAACAAGCTTTTTTATTAGTATTTTTTGTTATTTTTTGTTTTATTCTTTTATATTATCTATCTAATAAATTTATTATCAAACCTTTTAGCCAACTTGTTGATTATGCAAATAAAGTTAAAGACCAAAAAGATATAGAGTATAAAAATACAAATGTTTTAGAGTTTGATAGTTTTGCGTATGAATTAAACGACATTATTTCTGAACTAAGGGATGTAAAAGAGCAATATTCTAGGGCAATTGATGGAGTTCAAGATGGTTTATGGGATGTGGATTTAAAAAATAAAAAAGTATTTTATTCTCCACGCTTTAAAACTATGTTAGATTATGATTTAGATGATGACATAGCTTATAATAGTTTTTGGCAAAGAAGTATTCATAAAAAAGATTATAAAAAGACACTAAGTGAACTAAAAGAACATATAAATCAAAAGTCTGATTTATTTGAAACAGAGTATAGATTTAAATGTAAAAACAATACATATAAATGGATAAAAATTAGAGGAAAACTATTTTATGATTCAGATGATAAGGCAAGTAGGTTTATTGGTTTTCATACAGATATAAATGATTTAGTTTTATTAGAAAAACAAAATCAAGAAAAAGAAAGAATGTTATATCAACAATCAAAATTAGCCTCTATGGGTGAAATGATTGGAAATATTGCTCACCAATGGAGACAGCCTCTAACAATCATGAGTGTAATATCTTCTTCTATGAGTATGCAAATACAATTAGATAAATTAAACAAAGAAAAAGCACAAGTAAATTTAGAAAAGCTTTTAAATAATATCAATTATTTATCATCAATAATAGATAAATTTAGAAACTTTTTCAATCCAAATAATGAAGTAGAAGAGTTTTATATAGATGAACTTATAAAAGAGAATTTGGTTATATTTGAGTCTTCATATAAATCTAGTAATATACAGTTGGTTTTAGATTTAAAAAGTATAAAAGTTTTGGGTTTCAAATTTGAACTCATGCAGGTTGTTATAAATATTATTAACAATGCAAAAGATGCTTTGATATCTAAAATGTCATTAAGAGACACAAATAAATTTATAATTATAAAATCATCTGTAGTTGATGATAATCTAGTATTAATAGTTACTGATAATGCAGGGGGTATACCTAGTGAAATCTCTGAGAAAATATATGAACCATATTTTACTACAAAACATCAAAGTCAAGGTACAGGACTTGGTCTTTATATGTCAAATGAAATCATTAAAAAACATTTTAATGGTAGTTTATCAAATAAAACCGTAGAGTATGAATATGAAGGAAATAAATATAAAGGTGAAGAGTTTAAAATACAAATACCACTTTTATGTGATTAA
- a CDS encoding hydrolase, with the protein MRINVEDTLFCLVDVQEKLFPHVTNNEEIKKKLITLIKGLKVLEVPFIVNEQYKKGIGETIPSLKELVVDYPHFEKTTFSCCKNEPTMEAIKNSGKKNVIVAGIETHVCVLQTCIDLLEAGLQPILVTDCVTSRKQNDTDVAIQRLIQAGVIPTTYESILFELTLNAKNPVFKEISKLVK; encoded by the coding sequence ATGAGAATAAATGTAGAAGATACACTATTTTGTTTAGTAGATGTACAAGAAAAGCTATTTCCTCACGTAACGAATAATGAAGAGATTAAAAAAAAATTAATTACTTTAATTAAGGGTTTAAAAGTATTAGAAGTTCCTTTTATAGTAAATGAACAGTACAAAAAAGGAATAGGTGAGACAATACCTTCTTTAAAAGAGTTAGTAGTTGATTATCCTCATTTTGAAAAAACAACATTTTCTTGTTGTAAAAATGAACCAACAATGGAAGCTATTAAAAACAGTGGAAAGAAAAATGTAATTGTTGCAGGAATTGAAACACATGTATGTGTATTACAAACTTGTATTGATTTATTAGAAGCGGGACTTCAACCAATACTAGTTACTGATTGTGTAACTTCAAGAAAACAAAATGATACTGATGTAGCAATTCAAAGATTAATTCAAGCAGGTGTTATTCCAACTACATATGAATCAATTTTATTTGAATTAACACTAAATGCTAAAAATCCAGTATTTAAAGAAATATCTAAATTAGTTAAGTAA
- a CDS encoding DsbA family protein has protein sequence MKQALKVLGLLGLCSTLAFANINDEEVIEFEKNRLGLNPNVEVLNVEVSLKKQMPLEDWYGYILNVQAQIPTSKDTSKVVDVKDIVFTNGKYVSLDLLDLKTGKSLKSLVAPTLTKEYYQEDRLIAGNHNAKDKIVIFSDPLCPFCMDYVPDVINYVNKNSDNIALYYYHFPLLRIHPAAGPLSQIMEVAKHKNIKDLELKVYEIDWDKYFDSKSTDTNKILEAFNKELKTNITLEELKKANIQKDINMGEDVMVQGTPTIFVNGKKDSTKEKYQTLGK, from the coding sequence ATGAAGCAAGCATTAAAAGTTTTAGGTCTGTTAGGTTTATGTAGTACACTGGCTTTTGCAAATATTAATGACGAAGAAGTTATTGAGTTTGAAAAAAATAGACTTGGATTAAATCCTAATGTAGAAGTTCTAAATGTAGAAGTTAGTTTAAAAAAACAAATGCCTTTAGAAGATTGGTATGGATATATTTTAAATGTACAAGCACAAATACCAACATCTAAAGATACTTCAAAAGTAGTAGATGTTAAAGATATTGTTTTTACAAATGGAAAGTATGTATCCTTAGATTTATTAGATTTAAAAACAGGTAAATCTTTAAAAAGTTTAGTTGCTCCAACTTTAACAAAAGAGTATTATCAAGAAGATAGATTAATTGCAGGTAATCATAATGCAAAAGATAAAATAGTGATTTTCTCTGATCCTTTATGTCCTTTTTGTATGGACTATGTACCAGATGTAATAAACTATGTGAATAAAAATAGTGATAATATTGCTTTATACTATTACCATTTTCCATTACTTAGAATACATCCAGCAGCAGGACCATTATCTCAAATTATGGAAGTAGCAAAACATAAAAACATAAAAGATTTAGAATTAAAAGTTTATGAGATTGATTGGGATAAATATTTTGATTCAAAATCAACTGATACAAATAAAATATTAGAAGCTTTTAATAAAGAACTTAAAACAAATATCACATTAGAAGAGCTAAAAAAAGCAAATATCCAAAAAGATATAAATATGGGTGAAGATGTGATGGTTCAAGGAACACCAACTATTTTTGTAAATGGTAAAAAAGATAGTACAAAAGAAAAATATCAAACATTAGGGAAGTAA
- the murI gene encoding glutamate racemase: protein MKVGVFDSGLGGLTVVNAIKDVFNGADIFYIADTAHAPYGVKSHEQILQRCIELTNYFIKEHKIEVLIVACNTATSAAIKQIRENFPFLIVIGTEPGIKPAIQNTKSLNVGVLATPATLKGDKYQTLVDNLSRNKEVKLFEQECPGLVEQIEKGRVLHNDTNEMLKNWLLPMKDNGVDTIVLGCTHYPLVSQAIKSIMGEGVNLIQTGEAIASRLISLSSQKGHTNLGDLKISICYTGELNINMVNMIFKEYEKQDEIMVRKCEV from the coding sequence TTGAAAGTAGGTGTATTTGATTCTGGACTTGGTGGTCTTACTGTTGTAAATGCTATCAAAGATGTTTTTAATGGTGCTGATATTTTTTATATTGCTGATACAGCCCATGCTCCTTATGGGGTAAAAAGCCATGAACAAATCCTTCAAAGATGTATTGAACTTACAAACTATTTTATAAAAGAGCATAAGATAGAGGTTTTGATTGTCGCTTGTAACACTGCAACTTCTGCTGCTATAAAACAAATAAGAGAAAACTTTCCTTTTTTAATCGTAATAGGAACAGAACCTGGAATTAAACCAGCTATACAAAATACAAAAAGTTTAAATGTAGGAGTTTTAGCTACTCCTGCAACACTAAAAGGTGATAAGTATCAAACTTTAGTTGATAATCTTTCACGCAATAAAGAAGTAAAACTTTTTGAGCAAGAGTGTCCTGGTTTAGTTGAGCAGATTGAAAAAGGAAGAGTTTTACATAATGACACAAATGAGATGTTAAAAAATTGGCTTCTTCCTATGAAAGACAATGGTGTTGATACTATTGTTTTAGGTTGTACACATTATCCATTGGTATCCCAAGCTATAAAAAGTATTATGGGTGAGGGTGTAAACTTAATACAAACAGGAGAGGCTATAGCAAGTAGACTAATTAGTTTAAGTTCGCAAAAAGGACATACTAATTTAGGAGATTTGAAAATATCCATTTGTTATACAGGTGAATTAAATATAAATATGGTGAATATGATTTTTAAAGAGTATGAAAAACAAGATGAAATAATGGTAAGGAAATGTGAAGTATGA
- the prpF gene encoding 2-methylaconitate cis-trans isomerase PrpF, translating to MAYKPQFKVKATYMRGGTSKGTFFNIADLPKEAQEDGRKRDKLLQRIVGSPDIYKKQMDGMGGASSSTSKAILVGKSDVPNHDVDYYFCQVAIDKDFVDMSGNCGNLSSAVGPFAIKEGLVDNVPQNGVCCVRIWQANIKKTILCYVTMEDGMVKEMGDYEIDGVAFPAEEIVLEFVEPVDPSEELFPTGNLVDDLEVEGIGTLKATMITAGIPTVFVNADEIGYKGTELQGDINSDTAALEKFEKIRIAGALKMGVMKDASDALTQQHTPKIAFVSPAQDFITSSGKEVKASEMDLHVRALSMQQLHHAMMGTASVAIGVAGSIPGTLVNLAAGGGEKDTVTFGHPSGAIKVGATITKDGDKLTVQKASMSRSARIIMDGNVHVPAGTMDV from the coding sequence ATGGCTTACAAACCACAATTTAAAGTAAAAGCAACATATATGAGAGGTGGTACTTCAAAAGGTACTTTCTTTAATATTGCAGACCTTCCAAAAGAAGCTCAAGAAGATGGAAGAAAAAGAGACAAACTATTACAAAGAATTGTAGGTTCTCCTGATATTTATAAAAAACAAATGGATGGAATGGGTGGAGCTTCTTCATCTACTTCAAAAGCTATCTTAGTTGGGAAATCTGATGTTCCAAATCATGATGTAGATTACTACTTCTGTCAAGTTGCTATTGACAAAGATTTTGTTGATATGAGTGGAAACTGTGGTAACTTAAGTTCAGCAGTTGGTCCTTTTGCTATTAAAGAAGGTTTAGTTGATAATGTACCCCAAAATGGTGTATGTTGTGTAAGAATTTGGCAAGCAAATATCAAAAAAACTATTCTTTGTTATGTAACAATGGAAGATGGAATGGTTAAAGAAATGGGTGACTATGAAATTGATGGTGTTGCTTTCCCTGCTGAAGAGATTGTACTAGAGTTTGTTGAGCCAGTTGACCCAAGTGAAGAGTTATTCCCTACTGGAAACTTAGTAGATGACTTAGAAGTTGAAGGTATTGGTACACTTAAAGCTACTATGATTACAGCAGGAATTCCAACAGTATTTGTAAATGCTGATGAAATCGGATATAAAGGAACTGAGCTTCAAGGTGATATTAATTCTGATACAGCAGCTTTAGAAAAGTTTGAAAAAATCAGAATTGCAGGTGCTTTAAAAATGGGTGTTATGAAAGATGCAAGTGATGCATTAACTCAACAACACACTCCAAAAATTGCATTTGTATCTCCTGCTCAAGACTTTATTACATCTTCTGGTAAAGAAGTAAAAGCAAGTGAGATGGACTTACATGTAAGAGCCTTATCTATGCAACAATTACACCATGCTATGATGGGAACAGCTTCTGTTGCTATTGGTGTTGCAGGTTCTATTCCAGGAACTTTAGTTAATTTAGCTGCTGGTGGTGGAGAAAAAGATACTGTAACATTTGGTCATCCAAGTGGTGCTATTAAAGTTGGTGCTACAATTACTAAAGATGGTGATAAACTTACAGTTCAAAAAGCTTCTATGAGTAGAAGTGCTAGAATTATTATGGATGGAAATGTTCACGTTCCAGCTGGAACTATGGACGTATAA
- a CDS encoding zinc ribbon domain-containing protein YjdM, protein MENLPNCPKCGSEYTYEDMDLYICPECAHEWSKDASLEEDEDKLIVKDANGAILEDGDDVTVIKDLKVKGSSSGIKVGTKVKGIRLVEGNDGHNIDCKVPGVGAIKLKQEFVKKA, encoded by the coding sequence ATGGAAAATTTACCAAACTGCCCAAAATGTGGGAGCGAATATACTTACGAAGATATGGATTTATATATATGTCCAGAATGTGCCCATGAATGGTCAAAAGATGCATCATTAGAAGAAGATGAAGATAAACTTATCGTAAAAGATGCCAATGGTGCTATTTTAGAAGATGGGGATGATGTTACTGTTATCAAAGACTTAAAAGTAAAAGGTAGCTCATCAGGTATTAAAGTTGGTACTAAAGTAAAAGGTATAAGATTAGTTGAGGGTAATGACGGTCATAATATTGACTGTAAAGTTCCAGGTGTTGGAGCTATTAAACTTAAACAAGAGTTTGTTAAAAAAGCTTAA
- the hemC gene encoding hydroxymethylbilane synthase: MKKLVIATRQSKLALWQSEYIKAELNKHYPDMQIELKTFSTKADKILDVPLAKIGGKGLFTKELEIALLNKEADIAVHSLKDVPVVFEDGFVLAALTKRFDPRDAFLSEKYESIEALPNGAVIGTTSLRRRMEIKMLRPDIELKDLRGNINTRIAKLKAGEYDAIILAATGVQKLQIEDEVNYFTPISTDLMIPSMGQATLGIETLDNKELVDLLSVLNDENAYIESTVERDFVRVLEGGCQVPIGSKATILEDGKNIKFQAIVGMPDASERIEEEVIEPIENYKEIGKKIAQSFIEKGAKELLKRAEEIAFK, translated from the coding sequence ATGAAAAAACTAGTAATCGCAACAAGACAAAGTAAATTAGCACTATGGCAAAGTGAATATATAAAAGCAGAACTAAATAAACACTATCCAGATATGCAAATTGAGTTAAAAACATTTTCAACTAAAGCAGACAAGATTTTAGATGTACCTTTAGCAAAAATTGGTGGAAAAGGTTTATTTACAAAAGAATTAGAAATAGCACTATTAAATAAAGAAGCAGATATTGCAGTTCACAGTTTAAAAGATGTTCCTGTTGTGTTTGAAGATGGATTTGTATTAGCAGCACTTACAAAAAGGTTTGATCCAAGAGATGCTTTTTTAAGTGAAAAATATGAGAGTATTGAAGCTTTACCTAATGGGGCTGTTATAGGAACTACTAGTCTTAGAAGAAGAATGGAAATTAAAATGCTAAGACCTGATATTGAACTTAAAGACTTAAGAGGAAATATCAATACAAGAATTGCAAAGCTTAAAGCTGGTGAATATGATGCAATTATTTTAGCAGCAACTGGTGTACAAAAGCTTCAAATTGAAGATGAAGTAAACTACTTTACTCCAATATCTACAGATTTAATGATTCCATCAATGGGACAAGCAACATTAGGTATTGAAACACTTGATAATAAAGAATTAGTAGACTTATTATCTGTTTTAAATGATGAAAATGCTTATATTGAATCAACAGTTGAAAGAGATTTTGTAAGAGTATTAGAAGGTGGTTGTCAAGTACCAATTGGTTCAAAAGCTACTATTTTAGAAGATGGCAAAAACATCAAGTTCCAAGCAATAGTTGGTATGCCAGATGCTAGTGAAAGAATAGAAGAAGAAGTAATTGAACCAATTGAAAACTATAAAGAAATAGGAAAGAAAATAGCCCAAAGCTTTATTGAAAAGGGAGCAAAAGAGCTTCTTAAAAGAGCAGAAGAAATAGCATTTAAATAA
- the acnD gene encoding Fe/S-dependent 2-methylisocitrate dehydratase AcnD — MTNEKYLKNLDGVDGVKYYDVKAAVEDITPGSFEKLNYTSRVLAENLIRKCPSADLKDSLVQLIEKRTDKDFPWFPSRVICHDILGLTAFVDLAGLREAVASKGGNPDKVNPVVPTQLIVDHSLAVECGGYDPDAFQKNRDIEDRRNADRFHFINWTKEAFNNVDVIPPGNGIMHQINLEKMSPVVHLDDGVASPDTLVGTDSHTPHVDALGVIAVGVGGLEAENVMLGNPSYMRVPEIIGVEIVGERAPGITATDIALSMTSFLRENNVISAYLEFFGEGIKYLNLGDRATIANMTPEYGASAGMFAIDEQTISYLKVTGREAKQVELVEAYAKANGLWADQFEGATYARTIQFDLSKVTRSLAGPSKPHKLVPTSTLKEEGIVKEWTQEGDLIPDGGILIAAITSCTNTSNPRNVIAAGLLAKKANELGLQRKPWVKSSLAPGSKVIEVYLKDAGLLPEMEKLGFGVVGFACTTCNGMSGALDEKIQQEVIDRDIYSTAVLSGNRNFDGRIHPYVKEAFLASPALVIAYALAGTVRFDIENDSLGKDANGNDIKLADLWPSDEEIDAVEKECVRPEMYNDIYDPMFARDGLSSVKVDPFYKWNTNSTYINKPPYWEDEYMQMPALKGLRPLGVFPDNITTDHLSPSNAILPDSASGEYCISKGLPIPDLNSYATHRGDHNTASRATLANPKLFNEMVKDENGNVKQGSLTKIMPEGTESRMWEAIEEYNNRKQPLIIVAGTNYGQGSSRDWAAKGVRLAGVEVLIAESIERIHRTNLVGMGVLPLQFKEGDTRHTYAIDGSETFDIEGEITPRCDLDVVMTRANGEVVKFSVLCRLDTSAEVEVYKNGGILQKFAKDVVAETK; from the coding sequence ATGACAAACGAAAAATATCTTAAAAACCTTGATGGTGTAGATGGTGTTAAGTACTATGATGTTAAAGCAGCAGTAGAAGACATTACTCCTGGTTCATTTGAAAAACTTAACTATACTTCAAGAGTTTTAGCTGAAAACTTAATTAGAAAGTGTCCTAGTGCAGACTTAAAAGACTCATTAGTACAATTAATTGAAAAAAGAACTGATAAAGATTTCCCTTGGTTCCCATCAAGAGTTATTTGTCACGATATCTTAGGATTAACTGCATTTGTTGATTTAGCAGGATTAAGAGAAGCAGTAGCTTCTAAAGGTGGTAACCCTGATAAAGTTAACCCTGTTGTTCCAACACAATTAATCGTTGACCACTCATTAGCTGTAGAGTGTGGTGGATATGATCCAGATGCTTTCCAAAAAAATAGAGATATAGAAGATAGAAGAAATGCAGATAGATTCCACTTTATTAACTGGACTAAAGAAGCATTTAACAACGTTGATGTTATTCCTCCAGGAAACGGTATTATGCACCAAATCAACTTAGAGAAAATGTCTCCAGTTGTTCACTTAGATGATGGTGTTGCAAGTCCAGATACATTAGTTGGTACTGACTCACATACTCCTCACGTTGATGCACTTGGTGTTATTGCTGTTGGTGTTGGTGGATTAGAAGCAGAAAATGTAATGTTAGGTAACCCTTCTTATATGAGAGTTCCTGAAATTATTGGTGTTGAGATTGTGGGTGAGAGAGCACCTGGAATTACTGCAACTGATATTGCACTTTCTATGACTTCATTCTTAAGAGAAAACAATGTTATTTCTGCTTACTTAGAGTTCTTCGGTGAAGGTATTAAATACCTTAACTTAGGCGATAGAGCTACTATTGCAAATATGACTCCTGAATATGGTGCATCTGCTGGTATGTTCGCTATTGATGAGCAAACTATTTCTTACTTAAAAGTAACAGGTAGAGAAGCAAAACAAGTTGAATTAGTAGAAGCTTATGCTAAAGCAAATGGTTTATGGGCTGATCAATTTGAAGGTGCTACATATGCTAGAACTATTCAATTTGACTTATCAAAAGTAACTAGATCATTAGCAGGTCCTTCTAAACCTCATAAATTAGTTCCAACTTCAACTTTAAAAGAAGAAGGTATTGTAAAAGAGTGGACTCAAGAAGGTGATTTAATTCCTGATGGTGGTATCTTAATTGCTGCTATTACTTCATGTACAAATACTTCAAATCCTAGAAACGTAATTGCTGCTGGACTTTTAGCTAAAAAAGCAAACGAGCTTGGACTACAAAGAAAACCATGGGTTAAGTCTTCATTAGCACCAGGTTCAAAAGTAATTGAAGTTTACTTAAAAGATGCTGGATTATTACCTGAAATGGAAAAACTAGGATTTGGTGTAGTTGGTTTTGCTTGTACTACTTGTAATGGTATGTCAGGTGCATTAGATGAAAAAATCCAACAAGAAGTTATAGATAGAGATATTTATTCTACTGCTGTATTATCTGGAAACAGAAACTTTGATGGAAGAATTCACCCATACGTAAAAGAAGCATTCTTAGCATCTCCTGCATTAGTTATTGCATATGCATTAGCTGGTACTGTAAGATTTGATATTGAAAATGACTCTTTAGGTAAAGATGCAAATGGTAATGACATTAAATTAGCTGACTTATGGCCATCTGATGAAGAAATTGATGCTGTTGAAAAAGAGTGTGTTAGACCTGAAATGTATAATGATATTTATGATCCAATGTTCGCAAGAGATGGATTATCAAGTGTTAAAGTAGATCCATTCTACAAATGGAATACTAACTCTACATATATTAATAAGCCTCCATACTGGGAAGATGAATATATGCAAATGCCAGCATTAAAAGGTTTAAGACCATTAGGTGTATTCCCTGATAATATCACTACTGATCACTTATCTCCATCAAATGCTATCTTACCTGATTCTGCTTCTGGTGAATATTGTATTTCTAAAGGTCTTCCAATTCCTGACCTTAACTCTTATGCTACACATAGAGGGGATCATAATACAGCTTCAAGAGCAACATTAGCAAATCCAAAATTATTTAACGAAATGGTTAAAGATGAAAATGGAAATGTTAAACAAGGTTCACTAACTAAAATCATGCCAGAGGGTACTGAGTCTAGAATGTGGGAAGCTATTGAAGAGTATAACAATAGAAAACAACCATTAATTATCGTTGCTGGTACTAACTATGGTCAAGGAAGTTCTAGAGACTGGGCTGCAAAAGGTGTTAGACTTGCAGGTGTTGAAGTTCTTATTGCTGAATCAATTGAGAGAATTCACAGAACTAACTTAGTTGGAATGGGTGTATTACCATTACAATTCAAAGAAGGTGATACTAGACATACTTACGCTATTGATGGTTCTGAGACTTTTGATATCGAAGGTGAAATCACTCCTAGATGTGACTTAGATGTTGTTATGACAAGAGCAAATGGTGAAGTTGTTAAATTCTCAGTATTATGTAGATTAGATACTTCTGCTGAAGTTGAAGTTTACAAAAATGGTGGTATTTTACAAAAATTCGCTAAAGATGTTGTTGCTGAAACTAAGTAA